Proteins encoded in a region of the Quercus lobata isolate SW786 chromosome 8, ValleyOak3.0 Primary Assembly, whole genome shotgun sequence genome:
- the LOC115955273 gene encoding lysM domain receptor-like kinase 3 — translation MFHAVTIDGARLMNKKNQMCKTKKSTEAISPRSPNSNARPRKSFTDSIPDPFSNNYATGSGSGSSYNNKYYSSKSSATSRASLSSFKDSLPENPHIYNFSEISAATNNFLSNKFSSSSTSAAWRCFLRDKEVAVFQRKLRRPLEVPELRDRLLSICRIHHSSLIKLLGASLSGNYIYLVYEFATGANLKDCLRNPKNPSFTVLSTWLRRMQIATDLAHGLDYVHHCTGVQSSGFVHNHIKSSSVIVTEESFNAKICHFGTAELCGEITGSSKTPPPPQQKSKEVKLEGTRGYMAPEFQQTGLATQESDVYAFGVVVLELLSGEEVLKFAFDDNGGYRRVSVIDTAREASGEYGGVRKWVDRRLRDSYPVEVAEKMVRLALECVEEDPNKRPDMGRVALLVSKLYLESQHWADQIGLPTDFSVSLAPR, via the coding sequence ATGTTTCACGCCGTTACCATCGACGGCGCACGTTTGATGAACAAGAAAAACCAAATGTGCAAAACGAAGAAGAGCACAGAGGCAATCTCACCCAGGAGTCCGAATTCCAATGCCAGGCCCCGCAAATCGTTTACCGATTCGATTCCCGACCCGTTTTCCAACAACTACGCCACCGGGTCCGGGTCCGGGTCGAGCTACAACAACAAGTACTACTCTTCGAAATCTTCGGCTACGAGCCGAGCCTCTCTCTCTAGCTTCAAGGATTCTCTGCCGGAAAATCCTCACATTTACAATTTCTCGGAGATCTCCGCCGCCACCAACAACTTCCTCTCGAATAaattctcctcctcctccacctccgCCGCGTGGCGGTGCTTTCTCCGCGACAAGGAGGTCGCCGTCTTCCAACGCAAGCTCCGACGACCGCTCGAGGTCCCGGAGCTCCGAGACAGGCTGCTGTCGATCTGCCGGATCCACCATAGTAGCCTGATCAAGCTCCTCGGCGCTTCGCTCTCGGGGAATTACATTTACTTGGTGTACGAATTCGCCACCGGAGCGAATCTCAAAGACTGTCTCCGAAACCCTAAAAACCCTAGCTTCACCGTGTTGTCCACCTGGTTGAGGCGCATGCAAATCGCCACGGACCTCGCTCACGGGCTCGACTATGTCCACCATTGCACGGGTGTACAGAGCTCGGGCTTCGTCCACAACCACATCAAAAGCTCGAGCGTGATCGTCACCGAAGAGTCCTTCAACGCGAAGATCTGCCACTTCGGCACCGCCGAGCTCTGCGGCGAGATCACCGGTAGTTCCAAAACGCCGCCGCCGCCGCAGCAGAAATCCAAAGAAGTGAAGCTCGAAGGCACGAGAGGGTACATGGCGCCGGAGTTTCAGCAGACGGGACTCGCGACGCAGGAGAGCGACGTGTACGCGTTCGGCGTGGTGGTGTTGGAGCTGTTATCGGGTGAAGAAGTGTTGAAGTTCGCGTTCGACGACAATGGCGGGTACAGGAGAGTGAGCGTGATCGACACGGCGAGGGAAGCGAGTGGGGAGTATGGTGGAGTGAGGAAATGGGTCGATCGGAGATTGCGGGACTCGTACCCGGTGGAAGTGGCGGAGAAGATGGTGAGGTTGGCGTTGGAGTGCGTTGAGGAGGATCCGAATAAGAGACCCGATATGGGTCGGGTCGCACTTTTGGTTTCCAAGTTGTATTTGGAGTCTCAGCATTGGGCTGACCAGATTGGCTTACCCACCGATTTTTCGGTTTCCTTGGCCCCTCGGTGA